In the genome of Pseudomonas sp. B33.4, the window CCCCGGCAGCTCTTTGCCGTACAGGGTGTCGTTCATGCTCATGTCGATGCCGGCCTTGATCGCCAGCTTCGCCGCTTCACGACCGTCGCGGGCGACACCGTGCTTGATCAACTCGAAGATTGCACCGTGGTCGCTGACCGCCAGGCCTTTGAAGCCCCAGTCGCGGCGCAGCAGATCGTTCATCAGCCAGGTGTTGGCCGTGGCCGGAATGCCGTTGATCGAGTTCAACGCGACCATCACGCCACCGGCGCCGGCATCAATCGCGGCGCGGTACGGTGGCAGGTAGTCCTGGTACATCTTCACCGGACTCATGTCGACGGTGTTGTAGTCGCGACCGCCCTCGACCGCGCCGTACAGGGCGAAGTGCTTGACGCTGGCCATGATGCTGTCGGCGGCGCTCGGGGTAGCACCCTGATAGGCGCGCACCATGACGCCGGCGATGCGCGAGGTCAGGTAGGTGTCTTCACCGAAACCTTCGGAGCTGCGACCCCAGCGCGGGTCGCGGGAGATGTCGACCATCGGCGCGAAGGTGATGTCGAGGCTGTCGGCGGCGGCTTCTTTGGCGGCAACACGGCCGGACTGGCCGATGGCATCCATGTCCCAGCTTGAGGCAAGGGCCAGTGGAATCGGGAAAATCGTACGGTGACCGTGGATCACGTCGTACGCGAAAAACATCGGAATCTTCAGGCGGCTGCGCATGGCAGCGTCCTGCATCGGACGGTTTTCCGGACGGGTGATCGAGTTGAACGTGCCGCCGATGTTGCCGGCGGCGATCTCTTTGCGGATCAACTCGCGAGGCATTTCCGGGCCAATGCTGATCAGGCGCAACTGGCCGATTTTTTCATCGAGGGTCATCTGGTTCATCAGATTGCTGATGAACGCATCCTTGTTTTCCAGGGGTGCCGGGGTCGTGGCGGCCAATACTTGATGACTGGCCAGGCTGACGAACAGACCCAGCAAACACAGCTTCTTCATGAATATTTTTCTCAAGGGCCCAAACGGCGAGGTAACGCCGGCCAGCCAAAATTTAGGGAGCGACTATTGTTGTTCGGGTGCAGGCTCAAGAAAGCAGAGCCAAAAACGACAGCCGACACTGCGGCAGCGTGATCGCGCAGGGCACTTTTTAGCCCATTGGCGCGTCGTAATCCAGCGGCGCGGCCGATTATGCCCCAAGAGCCGGCGGAGAATGTTTCGCGCTCGGTTTTTATAATGAAATGTGCCAAGGAGCATCACTGCGATGAATGTAAGCCCAACCAATCGCTCGCGTTTGCAGGTCGCCACACTGCTAGTGCTGGCCACGCTGTTGACCGCGTGCGGCATCAACAATATCCCGACCCTCGACGAACAGGCCAAAGCCGCGTGGGGCCAGGTGCAGAACCAGTACCAGCGCCGCGCTGACCTGATCCCCAACCTGGTGGAAACGGTAAAGGGTTACGCCAAGCATGAAGAGGAAACCCTGACGGCAGTGATCGAGGCGCGGGCGAAAGCCACGTCTATTCAGGTGGATGCCAGCACCCTCGACAATCCCGAGAAACTCAAGCAATTCCAGCAGGCGCAGGACCAACTGACCGGCGCATTGAGCCGCCTGATGGTGGTGTCCGAGCGCTATCCGGATCTGAAGGCCAACCAGAACTTCCTCGCCCTGCAATCGCAACTGGAAGGCACGGAAAACCGCATCGCCGTGGCGCGCCGTGACTTCATTCTTGCGGTGCAGAAATACAACACCGAAATCCGCACCTTCCCCGGTCGCCTCTGGCACAGCGTGATGTACAGCGACCTGCCGATCCGCGAAACCTTCGAAGCCACCACGCCGGATGCCGATAAGGCACCCCAGGTCAAATTCTGAAAACACACCTGTGTAGGAGCTGCCGAAGGCTGCGATCTTTTGACGTTGGTTTTTAAAAACGGATCAAAAGATCGCAGCCTGCGGCAGCTCCTACAGGGATCGGTGGGGGGTATTCATGCGCGTGTTGAAGATGGGCTTGGTGCTGATGCTGTTGCTGTTCGCTATCAACGCCCGGGCCGAGCTGACGTTCCCGGCGCTGAGCGGCCGGGTGGTGGATGAAGCGCAGATGATCGACCCAACGGTGCGCGCGCAACTGAGCCAGCAATTGCAGGCCCACGAGCAGGCGACCGGCGAGCAATTGGTCGTCGTCACCGTGCCGGATTTGCAAGGCACAACCATTGAGGACTTCGGCGTCCAGCTCGGCCGCCATTGGGCCATCGGCCAGAAGGACAAGAACAACGGCGCGCTGCTGATCGTCGCCCGTGACGAGCGCAAACTGCGCATCGAAGTCGGTTATGGCCTGGAAGACCGACTGACTGACGCGCAGACTTCAGTGATCATCCATCAAGTCATCACCCCCGCGTTCAAGGCCGGCAACTTCAGCAAAGGCATCAGCGATGGCGTGGCGGCGATGCTGGTGGTGCTGGGCGGAAATCCGCTCGACGAGCCATCGACGGTGTATGAATCCAGCGGTGATCCGTCCGATGATTTCATCTCGCGGCACCCGGCATTGTTCGTGTTTTTGGTGATGTTGTTCATCCTGACGGTGTTTGTCTGCCAGATGCTCGGTATCCTGCCTGCCGGCCGGGGTGGCTCCGGAGGAGGGGGCGGCTTTGGCGGTGGCGGCGGCTTTGGTGGCGGTGGTGGAGGCTTCAGCGGCGGCGGGGGCAGTTTCGGCGGCGGCGGTTCGTCCGGCGGCTGGTGAGATCAGAAGAATAATGAGCAGGCACTTTTCAACATGGCATTACTGACTGAACACGAACAACGCAAAGTCGCCGAGGCAATCGCCCGGGTCGAGCGCGACACCGACGCCGAACTGGTGACGGTGCTGGCCGCCCGCGCCGATGACTACGCGTACATCCCGCTGTTGTGGGCGAGCCTTTTGGCACTGGTGGTGCCGGGCGTTGTGCACTACCTGACCGGGTGGCTGACCCTGCGCAGTCTGCTACTGGTGCAGTGGGGCGCGTTCATCGTGCTGTGCCTGCTGTTTCGTTTGCCGAAAATCACT includes:
- a CDS encoding LemA family protein; this encodes MNVSPTNRSRLQVATLLVLATLLTACGINNIPTLDEQAKAAWGQVQNQYQRRADLIPNLVETVKGYAKHEEETLTAVIEARAKATSIQVDASTLDNPEKLKQFQQAQDQLTGALSRLMVVSERYPDLKANQNFLALQSQLEGTENRIAVARRDFILAVQKYNTEIRTFPGRLWHSVMYSDLPIRETFEATTPDADKAPQVKF
- a CDS encoding TPM domain-containing protein; its protein translation is MRVLKMGLVLMLLLFAINARAELTFPALSGRVVDEAQMIDPTVRAQLSQQLQAHEQATGEQLVVVTVPDLQGTTIEDFGVQLGRHWAIGQKDKNNGALLIVARDERKLRIEVGYGLEDRLTDAQTSVIIHQVITPAFKAGNFSKGISDGVAAMLVVLGGNPLDEPSTVYESSGDPSDDFISRHPALFVFLVMLFILTVFVCQMLGILPAGRGGSGGGGGFGGGGGFGGGGGGFSGGGGSFGGGGSSGGW